GAAGAGCGGATGGTCCTTCTCTATCGTGGATATGCCGCCCCATCCCAACCAGAGCTTGTCCAGAGCACTGTCAAAGATCCTTTTCCATTCTGCTTTCGAGAAAAGCTTCGGATATATGTAGTATGTAAGGAAAACATTCGGCCTCTGGGTCATGTCATCAATGCCATCAGCAAGCCTGCCATCCTTGAAGAACTCCTGCCTGATCTTCTTCTTCAAAGAATCCCTCTGGCTCTTCGCAACATTCGGCATCTTGAGGATCTCAGAGAGCTTGATCCAAAAATCAAACATGCAGAGTGTCAGGGCCTGTATCTCAATCCTCACACCAGATCTCGCATCCTGGCCGCCGATATGCGTATCCATCCAGGTCTCAAGCTCCTTGTTCCATATCAGGCCATCGACAGCATATGTGTTGAAGAGCTGTGAGATGCTCTTCTCGAGCTTTTCCTTGATAACATAGAGCTCAGGGAGGCTCAGGTATATCTTCATGTCATCGCGCATATCAAGATGTCTAAGGAAATCAGACAGTCTCCTGAAAAGCCACCCTACACCATCGGCATTGCCCAGCTTGGCATCTGGTTTCCTGTTCGGGAGCCTTCCATCAGGAAGCAACGCCCTCAGATGATCAAACAGGACTCGCTTCACAAGACTAAGCTTGTTCGACAATATCATTGAACCTAAAGAAATGGTCTCATCCCTTGTCCAGAACTGGAAAAACCAGGGAAGACCTGCATATATCCCTGTCCTGCCATCAACTGTGCAGAGCAGGGAATCAAGAGAGTACTGCGCGCATGCAAGAGCAAAATCCTGTTCAGAAGACGGAGAGCCGAGCATCACATCATAATACTGCTCTTCTCTTGCCTTCAAGCCATTGATGTTGGCGAATACAAAATCCGCCTCCTTGAGAGCCTTCTCCCTGTCCAATGAGAAAGAAAAGACAAAGTTCTTCCCGATGATGGAGAGCGCCCTGTACACATACCATTCATGATGAGAATCTTTCCTCTGCCGCTCATACTCATAGCCCTCCTTGATCCACTCGTTGATCATGTCAAATTGCCCTGAATCAGACCTTATCGCAAGATAAGCCTCATACTTCTTCTGGTCACCGACATGTTTTGTGAACCTCACGAGGATGGTGTCCCTCACCTTCTCAATATCATATGCTCTCCCCCATTCATCATAATCATATATCTGCCTCATATCAAGGTCTATGATTACCTCCTGCTCCCTGTCAAGCTGATAGACAAATGAATCATGATTCCGGGGCATGAAAAAAGACTCGGTGAGATTCTTCCTCTTCCTTCTCACCTGGCAGAACTGGTTTATGACCTCCTCAACAGGCTCTTCAGACGGTATCAGATTAGACACCACCTTGTACATACTCCACCTGTCATTGCAGAAAAATCCATTATATTTGGTGTAAGGCAGCTCAGAGAAAAGCATGAATGCACCTGTGCGGTTAGTCATGATGAATGAGCTGTCACTCCCTTCCACCTGCTTCGATATCTTCTTCCCCTTCAGCGAATGTGATATCCTCATATGCTCATCACGCTCACAAGAGCCAAAAGGCTCTTCATGTCCCTTATCTCATCGAAATTCTCAATTATGATATCAGCCCTGCCCAGCTTCCTGGCGCTGACTGAAGTAGGCACACCTATGCAGAACATCCCGGCAGATTTCGCAGCCTCAACACCAGAGGGAGAGTCCTCTATGACAACACAATCATCAGGATGGACACCGAGCCTCTTGGCTGCCTTCAGATAGATCTCCGGATCAGGCTTTGACCTCTTGATGTCCTCTGCTGTAAGGACAGCGTCAAATAATCCCTTGATCCCTAGCTTGCTTATCATCAGTGTTGCCTCTTTCAATTCAGAACCAGTAG
Above is a genomic segment from Candidatus Woesearchaeota archaeon containing:
- a CDS encoding HAD family phosphatase; translated protein: MIRAVIFDLDNVLADSEKLHFRAFSAVFADHGKVLDQAVYDRLVLGLSDKVGMANLLGHFSLKADVRKLIAKKHRLFLALAKDDLFPVPGSVGFLRSLHGKFKLALATGSELKEATLMISKLGIKGLFDAVLTAEDIKRSKPDPEIYLKAAKRLGVHPDDCVVIEDSPSGVEAAKSAGMFCIGVPTSVSARKLGRADIIIENFDEIRDMKSLLALVSVMSI